The window gacctccatcaaaaagaagataggctccaaaaagccattaatatcattacaagtcctgagatggtacccgatctcgaagACCTCCataaaaagaagataggctccaagaagccattaATATCACTACAAGTCCTGAGATGGTatccgatctcgaggacctccaccaaaagaagataggctccagAAAGTCATTTCCATCGttgcaagtcccgagatggtacccgatctcgaggacctctctTAAGAAGAAATTAAGCTCTAAAAGGAGTCGCTCATATATAAGCTTAACCTcctgagatggtacccgatctcgaggacctccactaAAAGAAGATAAGCTCCAAGAAGCCATTAATATCACCACAAGTTCTGAGATGGTActcgatctcgaggacctccaccaaaagaagataggctccagAAAGCCATTGCCATCATTGCAAGTCatgagatggtacccgatctcgatgACCTCTCTTAAGAAGAAATTAAGCTCTAAAAGGAGCCGCTCATATATAAGCTTAACCTCGTGGTGGGCCCCTACTTCGAGAATTTCAGCTATTGCGAGTACGGTTCGTCTACCCGATTCTCCGGACCTCGAACTACCTAAGCTCGAGTCAACTCCCGCTCAAAAACTACCGATAAAGCCTTAGGGCTATCTTTCATCTTCAGATCAAGCTATCTCTACTTTCAGACACCCGAGAAAACTCACCCTCGAGAGGGATCGCGGGGTTTAAAGAATTAAGTTTCATCCCGAAAGTTTGAAGTCTTACTCTTATTCAACTCGAAGTCAGGGGTCCCGATGATCCAAGTTTATCGATCCAACCCAGGCTCGATCTAAGGGACGACAAAAGATTCCATAGGGTATCGAGTTAATCAGTCAAGAGCCGGAGAAATACTTGCACTCGAGCTCGACATTCGCACCGATCGGTGGAGTCACGCATTCAGATGTTTCACAAACGAAGATACAAGGAAATATAGCATAAATCAGAAACAGATTAAAAAgacatttttatatttataagcacatgattacaaaagcccacggaGGGTCTTTACATATGATTGCAAAAGCCCATGAGGGGTacttacacaaaaacaaaaaagcaaaTAGGTACATATGTGATAAAAGCCTAGTCTATTCTCGGAGGTGCATCCTCGACAGCGGTGTCTTCGAGCACCATCTCCTCGGGGCCCATCTCAATCTTCCAGAATGGCATATTCAagggagaagatgaagacgaGGAAAGTGTTgcggaagaagcagaaaaaatatgaagaaaaagtcaTAGCCCGCCAAAGAGAAAAAGCTTTTACCAGGCCGAGGAAACCACGACCCGATAGAAGATTTGACGAGCGTCGGCCTTACCTGCACAACCACTTTGAGTCCACTTCTTGGAACATTGTGTCGTGCAAGTTAGCAGTCGGTAGTGCCACTTCACCCCACAGAAAGCaaaagggatgaagtgccacaccaggccggAGTAGGGAGGTAAGCAGCGGTGTATAGTCTGAACACCTTCCTGAGCAGCGGTGTAGAATCCAAATATCTTCCTGAGTAGGAAGAAATCGGCCTCCCTATCTCATCGCCTCGAGCCAATGacgacagcaacaacaacaacaacaataataacaacaacaacaacaacaacaacgacaacgacAAGACAATGTAATCTCTCTCGGCAAGGGAAAGCCCCGGAAAAAGGTCATGGCATGGCTGATGAGAACGCCGCCATATAACCTTAAGGTCGCGGGCCTCAAACATGGTGGACAACAATGGATAAGGGTGAAGAGAAGAAAGGGGTGAAAGGATATTGGAGGAAACTTGAATGGAAAGTTGGTTCCAAGAGGCTCCATTTATAGAGGGTGACGGCGTAACCGACAACGTCATCAATGCCTTTGAAAGACGTATCGGAAGGCGCAATCAATGCGTTTTTGGAAACTAAATCGGCGCCGATATTATTGCTTTAGAGAATGAGAATCGGCAGTACATTGAATGACGCTGATAAGATGAGTCAGTGGGACGCCTCAGTTATTACAAAGGCTTATGTCACAAGTATGACATTATCGCGGGAAGTTCGAAGAGATAGGTATCAAAGTTGTTTCTCATCATTccactctaagaaatgcggggactatctgtatacgacgAAATCGGAGGGTTCAATCTTCCGTTGTCACGATGGCTCGTGAGCACATCTCGAGAGCTCGAGGCTATGGTCGAGGCTGACCACCGAAGGGCTATCGGTACTCAACCTCGAGGCAATACAACTCAGCGGTTAtgatggggagttcccaaggcacgtaaATAGGGCTGATAAAGCCTAGTGGACTACTCCAAAAGCGAATCAAGACATTAAATGGTTGTGCCGGCCCATATCTTTTTAATTAATGCACttgtactatattgggattccctctcatatataaaggggatccttgtcattttgtagacatctgttgctcaatactaaatacactAGAACAttttctctgctctctaacacattctcttgatttcattacttcatttattacttctatttattgtgttctatttattgttcttcatttattgcttatcattgatcataaaaaGCCATCATCATAGCTCTCAAAATTTTTATCTCCTTCTCGACTGCCCCAAGTCGGCCATCCAGCTCGACCCCGAGGCCTTATAAACGACAGCTCGAGACCCCGATCTCCAATCGTTTGATTCGATTATCATACTATCTCTAAGCTATAACCTTGATTCCTAATGTTGTACTTAGCATCCATTGCtttacaactagcataaaaatagatcacgtatttttagaacctcataattaaatttaattgttgttatcattttcacagtaaacacaATGTAAGAATGCGACTTATAAAATGCAATCACTGAATGTGACTTATATATAAATTGCAATATGTGAATGCGCCTTGACTCGCAGTTGCTGAAGCGACTAGCAATACGCGAATGTAATCACAGCATCGTTATAATCGCAATTCGCAAAGGAGGAATGCGATCTATAATCGCATTTTTGTATTCTTTATTTCCATTAGCAAGCTTGACTagaaattcgacgattcttataGTACTAACGAATCTACTCATATTCCCAACTTTTCCAATCCTTTGGCTTGGTAGGCAAAGAGTGAAATCTCAAGGGACATTTTTAATATTCAAAATGGTGAAAAAAGAAAGTAAGGTCAATGAGATTGGTATACTTCTAATTCTACTTGCACATACTTTTCTAataacttgtttggatggttgttacctattgtatcgtgttgtattgttattttaaatataatatttgttttgattattgcttaaattttattgtatcgtatcacTAAATTCATCGTTACATAACAACGGAAAGTGCTAACGACCAATTTGGTGTGGCTGCGTCGTTATCTTATCTTTTTCTCTCATCCTGCCCTTTACtattattaaataatcctattttatcGTTTACCCTACCTTTTCATATAATAAttctaccatatatatatatggtaacaATGTAAGTTTATTTTTCACATTGTGGTATGTGACATTATGAAATAACGGCAAACGATACATCTatctaaatattatatttatcaaacgatacagtacaagaTAATACAATATGGTATATTATGAAACGATACGTCGATGTGTAATGATTATCCAAACAAGCTGCAAGTATTGTCATTTTTCATTCATAATTCAAATCATAGCTTCAATTCTTTGTCTGcttaaaagggaaagaaaagggcACTATTTAGTTTATGTTAACTATAAAAGTTAGTGTTGTTAGTCTCCTTTCTATCATTTCTCCATCCAAAACTATCCTTTCAACATCTCATTAATAGATGAATAGATGGGTGTTTTTGTATAGCCTTAAAAAAACACTTCATGAGGCTATAACTGTATGAAGAAAAACTAATTCCTCCCCTGTGAAAGCTTATGAAATACAAGTCACATACATATAATTCTATATCTCAGTTTAAGGGAACAACAGAGTCTTTTTTCAACTTTTGATTAAGCATAACACTATATATCTCTACTAACTTACATCAGACTTCTATGAACTCATAAAACTAGTTTCCATTATACAATAGATAGCTGCATAATATAAAGAACCTTGATCCTATTAATTAGACCATTCATTACCCTTTCTTGAACCTGTAATCTAATCATGTTAATGTGGTTGAGATTCAATCACCCTCCACAGGAACCATTGCTTTTGGCCTCCTTCAACAGCTTCACTACTTCAAGCATTGTTGGTCGCTTCCATGGCTCATCGTTGGTGCATAACCTTGCAATGGAAAGAACGCACAGCATTTGATCCTTCCATAATCCTGAACCAGCAAAAAATGGATCCAATGTTTCAATCTCCCTGCCATTTGTGACCATCCACCTCACCCAGCCAACAAGATTGCCTCCCTCAACATCAGCCTGACCTGTCGGTGCCCTTCCTGTCACCAATTCCAACATCACCACTCCAAAGCTATATATGTCACCTTTGGTTGTAGCCATCATGGTCTGTCCATACTCGGGTGGAATGTATCCGAATGTGCCAGCAAGGATTGTGCTAACATGGCTCTCACATGCACTAATGATCCGAGCCAGGCCAAAGTCCGATACTCGTGGTTCAAAATTCCTGTCCAAGAGTATATTGCTTGACTTGATGTCTCTGTGAATGATGTGTGGAACAAAACCATGGTGTAGAAATGCAAGTCCGCGAGCTGACCCTAGACAGATCTTGAAACGAGTCGGCCAATCAAGCGCCTCTACTGCATCTGCTTGGTTTCTCAACCAGAAATCAAGACTTCCATTCTCCATGTATTCGTATATCAAGAACCTCTCATCAGCAAAGATACAGTAGCCAAGCAATGGCACCAGATTTTCATGCTTTACTTTCCCGATTGTTTCCATTTCAGCAAAGAACTCGCGATCACCATGCACGTGACCTCCATTCAACCTCTTGACAGCGATAGTCCGGCCTTCAGGGAGTTTGGCTCTGTATACAGTACCAAAGCCACCATCACCAATGATGTAACTCTTGCTGAAATTCTCAGTGGCTGAGAGAATAGCTGTAGGGTTGATCCGTAACAAAGACTGCTCAAACGTTGCAATGTTGATACTCAAAGGCTCCTTTGGCTTCTTAATCAAAAGCTCATCAGTAGATGTGGGGTCACTTGTCTTCCCTAGTTTACCTTTACCTCTGTCAAGAATTACAGCTTCTTGTCTCAGCATTCTCCATCTGAGAACTCCGATGAGCACCACAAGTGAAACGAACAATGCACCAAAGGCGAGAGCCAAGACAGATGCATGACTTAGAAGTGGTGAAGGTGCATAGTTTTCTTCCCTGGAAGGTAAAACAGGTTCACTTGGTATGCATTTTGTAGCTTTAGTGCAAGCATCAGGTGCTAGGCCAGTGAATTTGTTGCCGGAGAAATTGGTAAAAACAAGGCCTTCTAGATCACAAATACTACAAGGAAAGGACTTTTGAAAACTGTTGCTGGATAAATCAATATATGTGAGGGAAGAAAGAGCTGAAAGTGATGGCGGCAAGTTGCCCGTAATTGAGTTGCTATGGAGATCTAGTATGGAAAGGGAAGTCATATTAGAGAGGGAATCATCAAGGGCGCCGGAGAGTTGGTTGTTGCTAGCATTCAGGACCAACAAAGAGCTAGAGGATCTAACATCAAAAGACAACGAGCCCGAGAAAGAATTCATGCTGATATCCAAATAGGTCAAACTTTTGACACTAAATACAGAAGGCGGCAATGGACCACTCAACAAGTTATTTGAAAGATCTAGCTTGACTAAACTAGGCATCATTGAGTCAAGATTATCAGGAATAGATCCACTTATCTGGTTATGAGATAGGATGAGACCTTGTAGGCTTGTCATTGAGAACAATTGAGGGAACACTAGACCTGTAAAGTAATTGAAAGATAGATCAAGCAAAGTTAAATTACCAAGCAGAGAAATTTCACGAGGAACGCTCCCAGTGAGCTTATTTCCCTGTAGAAGTAGCTCCGTCACAACTATGCAATCCTTAATTGAGCGTGGGATGGACCCTGCTAATTCATTGTTGGACAAATCAAGCAAGCCGTAATGCTGAGTGAACTCAGAGTCAGGTAAAGGCATGTTTTGGAAACCAGCACAAATCTCCTCAGGTATAGGACCAGTAAACTGATTCTCAGACAGTACCAAATTGTCTAGCAATTTCAACTTAGATATTGATCTGGGAATTTCACCTGAAAGACTGTTTGCACCAAGGTTTAAAGATACTAACTTTCTACATTCAAAAAGCTCCACTGGAATACCTCCACTTAACTTATTACCATGAAGAGAAAGATTGGTCAAATTCTTCAAGTTACCAATGGTACGCGGTATGCTTCCTTCAAACAGATTATTATCAAGTTGCAATCTCTGAAGGGTTGAAGCTTTTGCAATGCTCGCTGGGATTGAACCTTCTAGCATATTGTTGCTGAGTGAGATCCCCATTAAAGTTTTCGACTCCCATAGTTCATTTGGTAGCTTTCCAGAGAACTGGTTTTTCGATAGTTCAAGAGTAATGAGCTGAAGTTCCCCTAGATAAGCAGGCAGTTTGcccgagaggttgtttccagaCAACACCAAATCCGTGAGTCTTGAACAGTTCTTGAAAGTACTTTGGATGTCACCAGTGAAATTGTTATCCGACAACTGCAGAATGGTCAATGACTTGGCACGACATATTTCTGAAGGCAACTCACCAGATAGCTTATTGTCACTGACATCAAGAACTGATAGCAAAGGCAGATTAAGTGGTGGTAGAGGTCCACTTAGAAAATTCTTTGGCACCATTATTGATTCCACTTGAGTCCAGTTGGAAATCCACATAGGCAGTGGACCTGATAAGTGATTCGAATCAAGTACAAGCGATTTAAGTGAATACAAACCAGAAAGTCCATCAGGTAATGCACCAGAAAATGAGTTGAAGGACAAATTTATTATCTTGAGCCTCTTGCAGTTCCCTAGTTTCGAAGGAATCGTTCCAGATAATCCAGCATTCGGAGCAATAAGGTAAACCAGATTTTCTAGCTTTCCAAAGCTTGAGGGAAGCTCTCCATCAAATTCGTTCTGTGCAACGTTCAAGTATGTCAAGTTGCTCAACGCAGAAATTTCTTCAGGAATACTTCCAATGAATTTGCAGTTTTGGAGATCAAGCACCTCGAGCTGCTTCAGATGGCCAATTGTTTCAGGTATATGTCCAGTCAACATGTTTGATGAGAGATCAAGAATTCTAAGCTTCCTTAGGTTTCCAATTTCTGGAAATATCAATCCAGTCAAGTTGTTTTGACGAGTATCGATATATAGAAGCTCCATCAAGTTACCTAGACTGGAAGGTAGACTACCAGAGAAGAAATTTGAGCTGAGGTCAAGAGACTGCAACTTCTCCATGTTTCCAATCTCATCAGGAATATTTCCAGAAAATGAGTTGGCATGAACTGATAATTCCCTGAGCTCCTTTAGTTCATCAATTGTTGATGGTAAGCTACCTGAAAAACCATTATCGTCGAGCACAAGATGCCTCAGGTTTCTCAGGTTAGATATAGTAAGAGGCAGCTCGCCAGTTAACCTGTTGTCGCTCAAGTCTAGTATCTCCAAATTCTCAAGAGTCCAAACATCCGGAGATATATTACCAGTGAAGGCACAATGGCTAAGGTTTAAGTGCTTAAGGGATCTGAATTTTCCAATGTTTCCAGGAAATGGTACATTCAGTGGTGAAACTCCACAGGAAAAATCAATCCGGATAACATGTTCACCTTCACACTTTATGCCAGTCCAATTGCAAGGAGTAGTCTTCGTATCAAACCAAGTGGGAATAACATCCCTTTTCTGGACAAGAGAATTTCGGAGAGCCTTTAGTAACTCCATATCATGGACCAAATAGCTGccagttgtgacttgttgttgtgtAAAGCAGAGAAGGATGATCATTACTACACAAACCTCCCATTTTGAACCTTTGTTTGTCATTCTTGAGCTACTTCAGGACAATATCTGATATCACTCTCAAAGAATCACTCTGCAATGATCCAAAAACAAGATGAAACAAAACCATACAAATAAAAGCAAATGTGCAGCATGATAGGATGACAAAAAGCTACACACAAACATACACATTAACTCATTTTTGTTTAGCAAAGTCATTGATGCTGCTATAAACTTGTCAACTTTGATGTGCTTGGACATGATTTACGTAGAATCTTAAACTGGTACATAAATCAGAGAAAACAAAACTAAATCTCTTCATATACAAAAATGGCAAGACAGAAACTCATTTAACATACCTTTTGACAGTTGAAACTTGAGTTAGAGTGAATACATTCAAGTTAAATGCACCTATAGTAAAGTAAAAACTTgtataagcttcaaatctatCTTGTCATAATAGAACAAATCATATTGGATAttcttttatattatgaaatgatgTCAAGAATTGAAGAGAAATAAATATCCAAGATCAGTGTATTCTATAGTACCTGGAAAGTACAAACAAAaggcttaaagaaattaaacatcaTGTTAACCATAATATTTATCCATCACCAAAAATTATAGTGCTTCATTTTCTTGTAAAGCTTAagattagctaattaatttgGTTTGAGTAccaaaaattttcatttttttgcttGAATTCCGTGTTGATTCAAACAATATCACATAAATTGGAAGAAGGGAATAATAATACTTTGTACAAACACTAAAACtctaaggggttgtttggttgggAAACAAGTTATCCCAAGATTAATTATTACGGGATTAGTTATTTCGAAATTGTTATTCTACCCACCCATATGGATAAAAATACCACTATAAGTTATATCGGCAATTTTATCCCAACCAAATATgtgataaactcatctcaaatttaatctcgagattaattattcttttatcctattaaaattataatttttgggtAGAAGAACTGCATATGAAGCAAGAAAAGGGTCTAAAGTTATTACACGAAAATGAACAGGTTCACaaaaagacaagagtgaaaaatGAGGAATCTCTGCTTGTTCTCTGAGTGTTAAAACTGTGGAGCAAAAGACTATCCATAAAAAAAGCTGATAACTTTATAGTATTAGACAACTAGGCATTGGGCTCAAGAAAGATCTGAACAGCATTTTGATGATATGCATGTTATTCCCTATAAAATAAAAGCCATAAATATTTAAACCTTTCTCACACGCATTTATTTTactaaaaatagcaaaaactgGTAGAACAAGCAAATGGGTTCCAAacaaaaagagaggaaaaaaaaggACAACATTTATGAATCTGCACGTTATGTGtgatttaaaattattaaaatggaACTCTTCCTTAACATATCTTAATATCTTTACTTCCAAATTTAAGTGAAGTACTTGTAGTTGATAGAAAATTGCCAAAAATAGCactttatttcaaaaataaacacaGAGATTTATTCATAACAAGCTCATTTGTATGATGTATACACAAGAATAGTTCTATGAAACAGGTCTAAACAACATGTCTAACCAAACAACAAAAACCCCACTTAACGAAAAAAGAGCTAAGAACTAATAATGGCAATgcaaatagtttttttttttttggaaaaaaaagaacataaaatcaacaaaaaaggacacccaacaacaacagcaacaacaaccacaaCCCAGTGAGTTCCCACAAGTGGGTTCGGAGAGGTAGAGTCTACGCAAACCTTACTCCTACCCAGAGGGCAGAGTAGAGGGACTATTTCGAAAGaacctcggctcaagaaaaaaaAGACACAACCGTGAACGATAAATGAGCTAAAATTTTAAGAAAGGTAATAAAAATGGAAT of the Nicotiana tabacum cultivar K326 chromosome 7, ASM71507v2, whole genome shotgun sequence genome contains:
- the LOC107783352 gene encoding leucine-rich repeat receptor protein kinase MSP1-like, yielding MTNKGSKWEVCVVMIILLCFTQQQVTTGSYLVHDMELLKALRNSLVQKRDVIPTWFDTKTTPCNWTGIKCEGEHVIRIDFSCGVSPLNVPFPGNIGKFRSLKHLNLSHCAFTGNISPDVWTLENLEILDLSDNRLTGELPLTISNLRNLRHLVLDDNGFSGSLPSTIDELKELRELSVHANSFSGNIPDEIGNMEKLQSLDLSSNFFSGSLPSSLGNLMELLYIDTRQNNLTGLIFPEIGNLRKLRILDLSSNMLTGHIPETIGHLKQLEVLDLQNCKFIGSIPEEISALSNLTYLNVAQNEFDGELPSSFGKLENLVYLIAPNAGLSGTIPSKLGNCKRLKIINLSFNSFSGALPDGLSGLYSLKSLVLDSNHLSGPLPMWISNWTQVESIMVPKNFLSGPLPPLNLPLLSVLDVSDNKLSGELPSEICRAKSLTILQLSDNNFTGDIQSTFKNCSRLTDLVLSGNNLSGKLPAYLGELQLITLELSKNQFSGKLPNELWESKTLMGISLSNNMLEGSIPASIAKASTLQRLQLDNNLFEGSIPRTIGNLKNLTNLSLHGNKLSGGIPVELFECRKLVSLNLGANSLSGEIPRSISKLKLLDNLVLSENQFTGPIPEEICAGFQNMPLPDSEFTQHYGLLDLSNNELAGSIPRSIKDCIVVTELLLQGNKLTGSVPREISLLGNLTLLDLSFNYFTGLVFPQLFSMTSLQGLILSHNQISGSIPDNLDSMMPSLVKLDLSNNLLSGPLPPSVFSVKSLTYLDISMNSFSGSLSFDVRSSSSLLVLNASNNQLSGALDDSLSNMTSLSILDLHSNSITGNLPPSLSALSSLTYIDLSSNSFQKSFPCSICDLEGLVFTNFSGNKFTGLAPDACTKATKCIPSEPVLPSREENYAPSPLLSHASVLALAFGALFVSLVVLIGVLRWRMLRQEAVILDRGKGKLGKTSDPTSTDELLIKKPKEPLSINIATFEQSLLRINPTAILSATENFSKSYIIGDGGFGTVYRAKLPEGRTIAVKRLNGGHVHGDREFFAEMETIGKVKHENLVPLLGYCIFADERFLIYEYMENGSLDFWLRNQADAVEALDWPTRFKICLGSARGLAFLHHGFVPHIIHRDIKSSNILLDRNFEPRVSDFGLARIISACESHVSTILAGTFGYIPPEYGQTMMATTKGDIYSFGVVMLELVTGRAPTGQADVEGGNLVGWVRWMVTNGREIETLDPFFAGSGLWKDQMLCVLSIARLCTNDEPWKRPTMLEVVKLLKEAKSNGSCGG